A DNA window from Argopecten irradians isolate NY chromosome 10, Ai_NY, whole genome shotgun sequence contains the following coding sequences:
- the LOC138333401 gene encoding U3 small nucleolar RNA-associated protein 15 homolog, which yields MHWTVRQTSPDVTLAVLQELIRREGIRPALAGRDEKSLSHLLRFIEKNIYKPRYMNTLIDIMALLLEMHKGLIDQSHDLGAHLKRVNLVVEREVALMKQLYEVMGTMDTLFAAATSQQINQTIELTSLPDDKLTPSVAAQSV from the exons ATGCAT TGGACAGTCCGACAGACATCTCCAGATGTTACATTAGCAGTCCTCCAGGAACTTATTCGACGAGAAGGAATCCGACCAGCATTGGCGGGCAGGGACGAGAAGTCACTCTCACATCTCCTCAGATTTATAGAAAA AAACATCTATAAGCCAAGATACATGAACACACTAATTGATATTATGGCACTCTTACTAG AAATGCATAAAGGATTAATTGACCAGTCACatgatcttggtgcccacctgAAGAGGGTGAACCTTGTCGTAGAGCGAGAGGTTGCTCTGATGAAACAACTGTACGAGGTGATGGGTACCATGGACACATTGTTTGCTGCGGCCACATCTCAACAGATCAATCAGACGATAGAATTAACAAGCCTGCCTGATGATAAGCTGACACCTTCCGTAGCTGCCCAATCAGTGTAA